The genomic interval TGGAGACCTGTTTATGTCAGTGTGGTAACTGGGTTCCATAAAAAAAGGCACAGAGTATCGGTCAACTCCAATATCCACAACACGATGACGTGTAGCCTTTAGATGACCTCCACAAAACTGGACCAGAAGATCTCCAATATTAACAACCAGAGTTCCAGGTCTGGGCTCAACTGCCTTCCACTCACCATCTTCCCCAATGACTTCTAAGCCTCCATTGTTGAATGTTTCCAAAAGAGTTATCAAACCTGTGTCATGGTGATCATCGCATGTCAAAATCTTACCATCACTTGATATGCAGGTGTTGGGAATGGCATCTAGAGAAAGTAAATTATTGCTATTAATATTTGGAATTAACACACTAAATGAGTGGTGGGATGGAGTCAAAAATGTATGGTACCAAAGGAGTACCTAGTGCTCTGTGCACCCTAACTAATGGCATGTCCTTGAACATCAATTAAACATCATAAGTTACCAAATACTTATTTCTCCATAATTCAAGTCTGTAGTGTGACCACAGCTATTGTACCGATTTGTGTTATATAAGATAAAAACGATCCCTCATCTGCCAAAAATGGTACCTTCCCCTTCCCATAGGCATCcattaaaaaatcatgtgtttTGAAGCCTCAAAATCTCCCCCTCCTGGCAACCTTTCCAGGGCAGTTGACCTTCTGAAGATTAGTTTGTTCAGATTCCTGCCCCCTGGGACCAAAGTTGTGTTCAAATATACAGCCCAATGTTTtaataaaaggcaaaatcagaaACCCAGCCTTCCTAATAAGtaaccaagctttaaaacctagacctggacaaccttttcttctgagctaTTTGCTTGAAAAAATGAACTCCTTGTCTTTAGACACTTCCATCTTTAAAGATATGAAAAGATATGATACTTGTGTTCtactggaaagacttgacacttctGGTTAAAAATTCCCCACCCCCGCCAGGGaaagttcaaatttcccacccccTGGACACGGATGACAGTCAAATGCTCGTGGGTTGCACGGGGGGGGTGGGAGGAGGctagtctgcttgatattgtattgatattctaGGGTAAAAAAACCTGTCGTGCTCTCTCacggaagttaaagggttaaaaccttCTAGCCAACATTTTGGTCTCTACCTAGGCATACCTCCGCGAGGGGGATAGTGCAGAAGTCTGAGAGTTGACAACGGCTTCTTTACGATCATATCATCAAAACAGTGCTCATCAAAACCCAAACCAAGAGCCAGGAGACGGATCAAGTCTACAGCTGCTCGGTGCATCGCTTTGAAATAAGTTGTTACAATTTCCTTGAACGGAATGCCTTCTTCGATCGGCCACTGGGGGTTTTCATACAGCCTGTTACCATTCAATACGTCGGGGTCGTCTAGCGGAAGCGTAACGCCGCATTCGAAAGCTTCTTTATGACTCGAATTGTTAGGGTCTTCTCCGGTCGGAAAATATCCCCTGTACACGTTCTTGCAGCTTTTATTCCACCTCTTCCTTGTTAcctcaaatttcttttccagcGGTTGGGTAAAGAACCACTTGCACGCCCCCATCAGACCATCGGGATCGACTCCCTCGACATTCTCGAGAAGAAGGAAGCCAATCGTACTCATGACTTTAACAAGATCTTTGGCAAACGCTTCACGATCAGTCTTTGCCCTTGTCATATCCATAAGTGGTAAATTAGCTACTTTTGTCTCCATTTCGTCCAGCGAGAAGGTGCTGAGAGGGTTTGTTCCAGTGTTGTTGATCGtttattactgggatacctgtggtagcccagtcataaaatgcctttgtttttttgtcgtctcgAGACACGAGATTTGTCGTCTCgaaacacgagatttttgcccataaaactcttttgtcagtcgttttgtatttcaacgagtttggattacgatcatctggagcattatggcgcaaacgctcaaaatacttatagacgtatacacaagtcgtattgttcgcggccaatccacacaaaaagatgttatctattgagcggtaattttggaacggaccgaatcgcgaacgcttgaaagccatgaaagcattgaatgcaTTGTAAGTCTTGTATaccaagtatgccaatgtcttagttgaaaacgtaaactcgttgtgaaaagcaaaatctgaaatctgaaaccaaactgcatatactctatgcaatctattgaacaacactactaccgtgagactgaagaacaaaattcaaatggatgcaaactgcttgtgaagaaagacgccatgctggattcacttgatgccagggaacgtagctacgataacagtgcgaatggtattaatttcacgatcagaaagttgaatcttatgtttgttttcattgtagttgtatggatattctttttaataaatacatgatctaaaatcccgtgttttttgtgtataatgttattatgttaagtattgtttacgcaattgtcttgtcacaggcgacccaaggtcacgtctcgagaaagagccaacgattaattcacgaacgcgtcacgcgttgtgtgactcagagtaagttatgctaggaaccgttgaaaatttgaacacgttataaggaatagtatagggaacgaaatatggtcgatttacaacgataaatatttcgaaatatgaagatttttctcgtaaaatcaataaaacttactcataccctgtgtatccgttgtagtttctggcgattgttgccgttttaagcttactttaccatcactgttattcacgtcatctacttttattattacattggtaaaatctgtacagacatcacaccaaccaactcgcgcgcaaagtaagaagactatattgaaggcttgaaataatattgcgatcgattttcattaagaaatgggacaggaatattccacaatagtgcaaataatcgtgaaggcggatcgcagaaaagcgattgcgtgacgctcggtaagctgtaagatgacatgttattatataccagacgtaaaatcTCTTCAGagtcttagtctgcattttgtacctagtctgcagtctatattttgtatctggtctgcagtctgctttctgcattttgtactaacaggtatccgtggctccaatacagtttatttttggttacatttatttgcaaaacacacattatctaccacaaaatacctttgagtgaggtaattcgacattttcgttctttcccacattaatattctctccttttgtaagaatgtagacatcactcacaatgtttcaagtaatccacccaccctacaaaaaagtaactcttgcatgcatagcatgtctatgttttgaaataggtgtatgcccttggccagacttgagcgcactatttcagtatgCTAGTCCGACAtccgtagtatcactacacttaattccaaggatccagtaccatccaggtatcccagttaccctgctcgCAGGGTCTAGTTTAGATATCAAttgaatataaatattaaatattgtgTAAACATTAAATACTATAAGTAATAAGATAAATTGCAGTTAAGTATATTACACATGATTCTGATATTTAATagtacaaaaatttccaaatctaATAGATCTTGAGGAGGTAGGTACAGACACAGTTCTTCCTGCCCTAAGGGCATATGGTCTTGAAAATTGACATCACGGTACTAAATTTCGTAGTAGGCCTGCAGGAGAGTAGTAACTCCGCTTAAGGAAAGTGACGCATGCGTCCTCCCTCCTCTGGCATAGATTAATTAAGCCTGACTTCTTAAGCGCGTCCTCATAACTCATAAATGGGAAAATGATGTTTAGAGCCCTCTTTTGAACCGACTCAATTTGATCACTCAAGTACTGCGTGAGGCCAGCCCATACAGGACTTGCATA from Pocillopora verrucosa isolate sample1 chromosome 14, ASM3666991v2, whole genome shotgun sequence carries:
- the LOC131794832 gene encoding uncharacterized protein, giving the protein METKVANLPLMDMTRAKTDREAFAKDLVKVMSTIGFLLLENVEGVDPDGLMGACKWFFTQPLEKKFEVTRKRWNKSCKNVYRGYFPTGEDPNNSSHKEAFECGVTLPLDDPDVLNGNRLYENPQWPIEEGIPFKEIVTTYFKAMHRAAVDLIRLLALGLGFDEHCFDDMIVKKPLSTLRLLHYPPRGDAIPNTCISSDGKILTCDDHHDTGLITLLETFNNGGLEVIGEDGEWKAVEPRPGTLVVNIGDLLVQFCGGHLKATRHRVVDIGVDRYSVPFFMEPSYHTDINRSPVLKPPPEGTPVHKYGHWMIETIKRKKFIEYEGLDTSFNWHEI